DNA sequence from the Nesterenkonia lutea genome:
TCCTCGGCATAGTTGAACTGGGTGTAGAGGTCATTGGAGGAGGCGAAGAACAGCTCGCCGATGACCTCATACTTGGCGATCTCCTCACCGAAGTGCTGCTCGATCCGGCGCTCGACCGTGGCCAGGTGGGCCACCCGGCGGGCGAAGAGCACGAACGCGGTCAGCACACCGAGCCCAACGCCGATGGCCAGGTTGTGCGTCCAGACCGTGGCGATGACCGTGATCAGCATGACCGTGGTCTCGGACTTGGGCATCATCTTCAGCGTGGAGGGCTTGATGCTGTGCCAGTCGAAGGTTGCGACCGCCACGAAGATCATCACGGCCACCAGGGAAGCCATCGGAATCATTGCCACGATGTCGCCCAGGGCGACGGCGAGCACCAGCACGAAGATCCCAGCGCAGAAGGTGGAGATCCTGGTGCGGGCACCGGAGGCCTTCACGTTGATCATGGTCTGCCCGACCATGGCGCAGCCGCCCATCCCGCCGAAGAAACCGCTGATCACGTTCGCCACGCCCTGTCCCCAGGACTCACGGACCTTGCCGGAGCGGGTGTCGGTGACGTCATCGACCAGCTTGGCGGTCATCAGGGACTCGAGCAGTCCTACGGCTGCCATGCCAAGGGCATACGGGGCGATGATCTGGAAGGTCTCCAGGGTCAACGGGACATCCGGGATGAACAGGGACGGGATCGCCTGTGGCAGCTCGCCCTTGTCCCCGACCGTGGGCACGTTGAACGCGAAGACCACGGCGAGCACGGTCAGCAGCACGATCGAGACCAGCGGGGCCGGCACGATCCTCGTGATCCGCGGCAGCAGGTAGATGACCACCAGGCCCAGAGCGACCAGCGGGTAGACCAGCCAGGGCACATCGATGAGATCGGGGAACTGGGAGGTGAAGATCAGAATGGCCAGGGCGTTGACGAAGCCGACCATGACCGAGCGCGGGATGAAGCGCATCACCTTCGCGACTCCGGTGACACCCAGGATCACCTGGAAGACGCCGGCCAGGATCACTGCGGCGATGAAGTAGTCGAGCCCGTGGCTCTCCACCAGCGGGGCGATCACCAGGGCGGTGGCCGCGGTGGCGGCGGAGATCATGGCTGGTCGCCCGCCGAGGAAGGCGATGGAGACGGCCATGGTGAAGGAGGCGAAGAGCCCGATGCGGGGGTCCACGCCGGCGATCAGCGAGAACGCGATGGCCTCGGGGATCAGGGCCAGGGCGACGACGAGTCCTGCCAGGATCTCGGTCTTGAGCAGGCGGGGGGATTTCAGGGTGCGAAGAACTGACTGGCGTTCTTCCGGGGTCATTTCTGCAGAGGGCGCGACAGTGGAGGCGGCCATGAATCTCCGTTCGGCGTTGTGGGCACGGTGATGCCCGGGTTCAAGGTCTGCGAGTGTGCGCGCAACAACGCGCGCTAGAAGAATGAGGAGGCCGAGCGGTTCAGGATTGCGCGGTCTACGCCAACTTTACTCTTACGTAAGGGTAGAGTTACAAGATGTGTGACGAAGGTCTCAGTCGGAGAGCTTGCTCTGGAGGTCTTCGACGATGTGCTCAGCCTGGGTCAGGTAGGAGGCGAGCTTCCGGCGTTCCGTGGTGACCCGCTGCAGAGCTGCTTCGGCCTGCTCGCGCTGAGCCGGAGTCAGAGATTCCAGGTCCAGCAGTCCCACTACTTCGGAGATCTCCTCGAGGCTGAAGCCCAGCGGCTTGAGGTAGTTGATGCGCCGGAGTCGGGCCAGGTCGGCCTCGGTGTAGACACGAAACCCACCCTCGGTGCGACTGCTCGCTGGCAGCAGACCGATGTCGCCGTAATGGCGGATGGTGCGCAAGGAGAGACCGGTGCGCTCGGCGAGCTCACCGATGTGCATCACTTCACCCGTCAGATTCTCCGACATGTGGCCTCCCTGCATCGTGGCCGACTCCTTGAACGACGCAGCCCTCTCCGCCCTCGGGAAGGTCTTGGGTGGCATGCGCGCCTTGGCTGACCCTCACCTTACGTCAGGTTCCCCAGCGCGAGCAGGTGCAGAGGTGAACCCGAAGTGCGCTCACCGAGCAGCTTCGGTCGGCCCCGCCGCGCCGCGCCTGATGCCCGCGCGAGGACCTGGTTGCTAGGGTGAGGTCTCGTGGATTCCTCCCGTCGATGCACCAGAAGCAGCTGTGAGCGGCCCGCCGCCGCCACGCTGACTTATTCCTATAAGGACTCCACCGTGGTGGTGGGCCCGCTGAGCGTCTATGCGGAGCCGCATACCTACGATCTCTGCGACCGTCACGCCGCCTCGGTCACCCCGCCCCGCGGCTGGGAGGTCCTGCGGTTGAACCTTCCCGGTGCGCCGCAGCAGGTCGATGACCTGCTCGCCCTGGCCGATGCCGTCCGGGAATCCCCGCAGGTCCGCGCCGCAGCGCGCGCCCAGAGCCAGGCCGGGCGGCCGGAGGCGCAGACCCAGGCGTCGCAGAGTGAGGGCCGCAGAGAAGACGAGCTGGAGCTTCCCACCCGGTCCAATCGTGAGCGCATGGCGCCTCCAGCTCGAGCAGGAGGCTCGGGGATCTCCCGCGGACACCTGCGCCTGATCGACGGCTGATCGTCGCCCCATATTGGCGGCGATCACCAGCCCGGCGGGCGTTGATAGAGTGACGTGCCAATGACACCGGGAGGTCACGTGGGAACAGCTCCACACGCAGATGCGATGCATATCGGTGAACTCGCCGAGCGCACCGGCCTGTCCCTGCGCACCATCCGCCACTACGGCGACGTCGGCCTGCTGCCCGCAAGCGGACGCACCGAAGGTGGGTTCCGCCTCTACAGCGAAGCCGACCAACAGCGGCTGATGCGGATCAAGTACCTCAAACCGCTGGGCTTCAGCCTGGAGGAGCTCTCCGAGGTGGTCGCGCTGCTGGAGCTCGATGCGCTCGACGCCGAGCAGCGTGTGAAGGCCCAGACCGCGCTGGAGCACGTTGTCCGGGAGCGTGAGAAGCTCGCCGCCTACCTGCGCCAGGCGGATCTGCTCACCGAGCAGCTTCGGGGACAGCTCACCGAGCAGCCCAGCGAGCAGATCAGCGATTGAGCGTCCGGCGTGCTGCAGACCCCCGGGTGTGAGATCTTGAACACATAACTCGAACCCTTCCCTAACGTCAGGGTAGGGTCTTGGCGGTGGCCGGTTTGAGGTTCACTCACCGGTTTCCTCCTCCTCTTCCGCGCAGCGCCGCGCACAGTCACGTCGTACGAACATCCCTGGGCACTGGCGTGTCCACAACATTGAACGGAGCCTCATGGCACACTCGCCCACGGCCGTCGCCGAGGAGCTGACTCCCGAGGAACGGCAGTCTGTTCTTCGCACCCTCAAGTCCCCGCGCCTGCTCAAGACCGAGGTCCTGGCGGGGCTGGTCGTGGCGCTCGCGCTGATCCCCGAGGCCATCGCGTTCTCGCTGATCGCCGGCGTGGACCCCCGCTACGGGCTCTTCGCCTCCTTCACCATGGCCGTCTCCATCGCCTTCCTCGGCGGACGTCCGGCTATGATCTCCGCCGCCACCGCGGCCACCGCACTGGTGATCGCCCCGCTGGTAGAGAGCCACGGCATCGACTATTTCATCGCCGCAGTGATCCTGGCCGGCGTCTTCCAGGTCCTGATGGGCGTGGTCGGAGTGGCCAAGGTGATGCGTTTCATTCCGCGCTCGGTCATGGTCGGCTTCGTCAACGCCCTGGCCATCCTGATCTTCACCTCCCAGTTCCCCGATCTGATCGGCGTTCCCTGGCTGGTCTACCCGCTGGTCGCTCTGGGCCTGGTGGTCATCTACCTGCTGCCGCGGATCACCACCGTGGTCCCGCCGCCGCTGGTGGCGATCGTGCTGCTGACTGTGCTGGGCGTGGTCTTCGCACTGAACGTGCCCACGGTCGGGGACAAGGGTGAGCTGCCACAGTCCATTCCTTCACTGTTCGTGCCGGACGTCCCCTTCACCCTGGAGACCTTCCAGATCATCGCGCCCTTCGCACTGGGCATGGCCGCCGTCGGGCTACTGGAATCGCTGATGACCGCCAAGCTCGTCGATGACGTCACCGACACCCGCTCCGGCAAGGTCCGCGAGTCCTGGGGTCAGGGCGTGGCGAACATCATCACCGGCTTCTTCGGCGGGATGGGCGGCTGCGCCATGGTCGGTCAGACCATGATCAACGTGAAGGCCTCCGGTGCCCGCACCCGGATCTCCACCTTCCTGGCCGGAATCTTCGTGCTCATCCTGGCCGTGGCTCTGGGTGACATCGTCGCGATGATCCCGATGGCCGCCCTGGTCGCGGTCATGATCTTCGTCTCCATCGCGACCTTCGACTGGCACAGCATCAAGCCCTCCACGCTGAAGATGATGCCCAAGTCTGAGACCACGGTCATGCTGGTCACGGTCATCGCCACGGTCTGGACCCATAACCTGGCCATCGGTGTTGGCCTTGGCGTGCTGACCGCCTTCGTGCTCTTCGCCCGCCGCGTGGCGCACCTGGCCACGGTCGAGCGCCGGATCGAGCAGCACTTCGGTGAGGAGATCGCCAAGTATGAGGTGATCGGCGAACTCTTCTTCGCCTCCTCGAACGATCTCTACACCCAGTTCAACTATGCCGAGGATCCCGATCACGTGGTGATCGACATGTACAACTCCCACGTCTGGGACGCCTCAACGGTGGCCTCTCTGGACGCGATCACCGAGAAGTACGCCAAATACGGCAAGCGGGTGGAGATCTCCGGACTCAACGCCGCCAGCCTGGATCTGCATGGCCGCATGGCAGGCAAGCTCGGCGCCGGTCACTGACCGGACATCTGGATCAGGCCGGTTCAGGCTGAGCGCAGAACAGCAGGGCCGGTGTCCTCGGATGACGACGCCGGCCCTCTGTTCTGCCCTGCGCGGTAGGCTTGGCCACATGCCCAGTGCCAGCACATCCGCCACGCCGCGTCCCGGAACGGAACGCCCCGCCGTCGCCCTCTCCGTCGGTCTGCTGAAGATCCTGCGCTGCCCGGTCAGTGGCAGCTCGCTGCGCCAGGACGGGGATCACCTCGTCTCCACCAGTGACGAGACCCTGCGCTATGCGATCGAGCGCGGCGTGCCCAAACTGCTCGCGCCTCGCTGACATTCGCCGCGGCCACCACGACTTTTCCCAGACTCATCCGAGACAGCAGAAGGACTCCTATACCTATGAGCTTTGATCACCGCATCGCGGACATCTCCCTGCACGAGGCCGGCCGCCACCAGATCCGCCTGGCCGAGCATGAGATGCCCGGACTGATGTCCCTGCGCGCGGAGTACGGCGACTCCCAGCCCCTGGCCGGGGCCCGCATCGCCGGGTCGCTGCACATGACCGTGCAGACCGCCGTGCTGATCGAGACCCTGGTCGCGCTCGGTGCCGAGGTGCGCTGGGCCTCCTGCAACATCTTCTCCACCCAGGATGAGGCGGCCGCCGCCGTCGTCGTGGGTCCTCATGGAACCCCCGAGGACCCGCAGGGCGTCCCGGTCTTCGCCTGGAAGAACGAGACGCTCGAGGAGTACTGGTGGACCGCCAGCCAGATCTTCGCCTGGCCGGGTGTGGATGAGGACCCCACGGTCGGTGCCAACATGATCCTCGACGACGGCGCCGATGCCACCATGCTGGTGCACAAGGGCGTCGAGTTCGAGGCCGCCGGGGCCGTGCCCTCGGCCCAGGACTCGGATCCCGAGGAGTACACCTATGTGTTGGCCACCCTGCGGAAGTCGCTTGAGGAGAACCCGCAGCGCTGGACCGGGATCGCGAAGAACCTGCGTGGGGTCACCGAGGAGACCACCACGGGCGTGAACCGTCTGTACCAGTTCGCTCGCGAAGGCAAGCTGCTCTTCCCCGCGATCAACGTCAACGATTCGGTCACCAAGTCCAAGTTCGACAACAAGTACGGCGTGCGCCACTCGCTGCCCGACGGCATCATGCGCGCCACCGATGTGCTCATCGGCGGCAAGGTGTCGGTGATCTGCGGCTACGGCGATGTGGGCAAGGGTGCCGCAGAGGCGCTGCGCGGCCAGGGCTCCCGGGTCATCATCACCGAGATCGACCCGATCAACGCGCTGCAGGCCGCCATGGACGGCTACCAGGTGGCCCGCCTGGAAGACGTGCTGGAGATCGGCGACATCTTCGTCACCACCACCGGCGGCAGGGACATCATCTCCGCCGAGGCTATGCAGAAGATGAAAAACAAGGCGATCGTGGGCAACGTCGGACACTTCGACAACGAGGTGGACATCGCCGGCCTGGCCGCGATCCCAGGCGTGAAGAAGGTCGAGATCAAACCGCAGGTGCACGAATGGGTGTTCCCGGCCGAGGAGTCCCGCGCGGAGGGCCACTCCATCATCATGCTCTCCGAGGGACGTCTGCTGAACCTGGGCAACGCCACCGGGCACCCCAGCTTCGTGATGAGCTCCTCCTTCGCGAACCAGACCATCGCCCAGATCGAGCTCTTCACCAAGACCGCCCCGGACTACACGGGCGAGGACCGCTACGAGACCGACGTCTACGTGCTGCCGAAGATCCTGGATGAGAAGGTCGCCCGACTGCACCTGGAGGCGCTCGGGGCGAAGCTCACCGAGCTGTCCAAGGAGCAGGCCGACTACCTCGGTCTGGATGTGGCCGGCCCGTTCAAGCCGGAGCACTACCGCTACTGATCCCCATGCAGCGCCTGAGGGTCACCGCCGCCCTGGTATTCCTGGGCCTGGCCGTGGTGTCCCCGGCACTGCTGGTGGACTTCAACGACGACGGCGCGCCCAGCAGCTTCTGGCTGTTGGGCGCGCCGTTTGCATGTGGCCTCACCGCAGCCGCACTGGCCTGGTGGGGGCGGAGCTACGGCCTCGCCGTGATGAGCGCCTTCGTGGGGTTCCTCGCCGTGCCTGCCTGGATCTTCGTCATCTACCTGCTGGCGGGGCCCTGAGGATGTTCAGCGTGCCCTTCGCCAACTTGATCCTCAAGTCTCCCAGCGCGCCGAGTTGGTCATCCCGGCAAGCGACGTCAGCTCAGCCGGAAGCGCAGCCCGAAGTTGTTGAGCAGGGATGGCAGCCCCTGGGGATCGAGCGTGTGAGATTCCAGCTCGATCTCCGCCTGGTTGAGGATCTCGGCCATGAACTTGGAGGTCAGCAGCAGCACCAGGTGTCGTCCCGGGCAGAGACCGGGACCGGCGCTGAAGGGCACCAGCGGCCAGTCCTCCCGTGTTCGGGGATGCTCCCAGAGCTCTGGCGCGAAATGGTGGGCGAAATCCAGCTGGCGGTCGTCACGGTGGAAGAAGGGCGCGAAGACCAGCACCGAGGTGCCTGCCGGCATCACCCCGTGGCTGAACTCCACATCGGTGGTGGTCTCGCGCAGGATCATCGGCGTGGTGGGCCAGAGTCGCAGGGACTCCAGGACCGTGGCGCGGAGTCGTCCCAGCAGCGGCGTGGCCTCGCTCGCCTCCTCGGTGATCTGGTGCCTGACGGCCTCGAGGCGGGCGGGATGGCTGGCCAGCAGGGCCAGCGCACGGAAGGTCGCCATCCCCGCCGGGTCGAAGGCGAAGAGCCACTGCGGGATCTGCTGCGCCGGCTCGGCTTCGCTTCCCTGGGGCCGCTGAGACATGAAGGCCGCCAGACTGCCGGGCTCGGCACGGTCCAGTGCCGCCTGCATCTGATCCAGCAGCGCGGCACGCCCTTTTCTGTCCACCGGTTTCAGGAACGCCCAGTTCCCATCGGCCCGCAGCTTCTCGGTCAGGGCGGTCAGCTCAGTGTTCTCCCGAGCAGAGTCTCCGAGGACCACGCGCCTGACGATCCGGAACCAGGCGTCGAGGAACGGCTTGTATTCGAGGATTCCCCCGTCCGCACCCACCTGATCCAGCAGCACCTTGGCCTCCTGCTCCACCACGGGCATGAAGGCGTCCGCCATCTGGTGGATGGGACTGCCGTGTTCCAGGGTCACCTCATTGAGACGGCGGCGCTGGGTGCGTTCCGTGCCGTGGGAGATCAGCGCGACCTTGGGTTCAAGGTGTTTGAGCGCGTGGCGCTTGAGCGTCTCGGCCGTGGCGAAGGGTTCTGGAGAGTCATCCAGGACCCGGTGGACATCTTCCGGGTGGAGGATCAGTGCCATCGGGCGACCCGGGATGTTCAACATCAGTGGACCGCGGCCATATTTGTCCGCGAGGGTCTGTGCCCTGCGCACGCCGCGGCCGTCGAGGTCGAAGCGTTCGGAGGCGGCCACAAGCTTCGGCCGCCGAATGATGGGGCCCTTGGCGACCATCGGCAGCTGGATGTCGCGGAGCGCCTGCAGGGTTTCCCCCACAGTGGCTCGGGGGAGCGGGTTCTGCGTCGGAGAGATCGGTTCCACGGTCATGGTGTCCCTTCTTCGGTGACTGGCTTGTGCTCGCGGGACATGTTCATCTGCCCCCGGAGACTCCGGAGCTGATGGCGACGCCCAGTTCGGCCTGCCGGGTGTCAAGGTGCCTCAGCTGGATCGCGAGCGGGACATCGGTCTCGACTCGCAGCCCATAGGCGACGCCGAGCGGGACGGCCTGGGGATCGATGAGATCGTTGATCCGGACATGCCGCACCCGGTCGGCGGGAACCTCGACCGTGTAAGGACCCACCGGGTCCCGGTCCGGGTGGTACACGGTGACCTCGGCGCAGGCGTCTGATGAGGTCATGTTGAGCAGGCACAGCTCGTCCCGGCTGGTGAACTCAGGTTCATGCCCGGTGGAGTCCTCGGGCATGAACCCGGCGGCGAAGGCCCAGCTCGTCCTGCCCAGCGCGGTGTCGTGACTCATGAGTGTCCTTCCTCGCCGAGGATCGTGCGCAGGTGGTCATTGAGGTAGATCCCCTGCGGGTCCAGTTCCTGGCGGAGCTCGCGAAACCGATCCCATTCCGGGTACATCTGACTCAGGTGTTCGGCCGTGCGGGTGTGCTTCTTGCCCCAGTGTGGGCGGCCTCCGTAACGGAGCATCAGTGGTTCCATATCCTCGAAGTATGCGCGGTGCTCGAGCTCCGCGTTCTGCAGCAGAGCGATCGTCATGGTGGGCCGCTCCCGGGCGTTGGAGAGCATCGCCTGGTCCGGGGCTATGGTGCGGACCAGGACTCGCCAGCCGACCTTCGCCCTGTGGCGTTCCTTGATGCGTTCCCGTGCCTCGCGGAAGGCGGCGAGGCCGGACTCTCGGGGCAGCATGTATTCCATCTCATCGAAGCGCAGGTCGCGGTGATTGGGAATGATCTTGTAGGAGGGTCCGGTCTCTTCGCGCTTCACCTGGCCGGGCAGATCGATGCCATCCAGCTTGCCGGGCTCGTCAAGGATGCGGATCTGCGCCAGGTCGCTGCGCGGGTACCAGTAGAAGTCCACGTGCCGGTAGGCGGCGGCGTATTCGTCGAAATGCTCCAGCACCCAGTCGATATGTGTCATCACGTAGAGTCGGTGCAGATGGTAGGCCGGGCGCACCCGGAGCGTGAGCGAGGTCAGGATCCCCAGCGCGCCGAGCGAGACCTGGACGGCTCGGGTCAGCTCTGAGTCCGGGGCCTCCCCGGCGTCGACGCCGAAGGACAGCACCTCGCCGGTGCCTGTCACCATCCGTCCGCCGACAAGTGCCGATGAGAGGTTCCCCAGGTCTTCGCCCGTGCCGTGGGTCCCCGTGCCGATGGCCCCGGCGATCGTCTGATAGTTGACGTCTCCGAAGTTCTTCAGCGCCAGTCCGACGTCGTCCAGCTGCGCCCCCAGATCCTCGAGACCAGTGCCGGGGAGCACTGTCGCCAGTCCGGCCTCGGAGTCATGGCCGAGGAGGCCGCTCATGTCGTCCAGGGAGACGAGGACGTTCTCGGTGGCCATCAGGGGGGTGGAGGAGTGCCCGGAGCCGACGGGGCGCAGCACCCCGCCCGTCTGGACCGTGCTGCGCACAAGCCCCGCCACTGCGGCCTCGTCGCGCGGCCGGAGGAGCTTGCGCGCGGTGAAGGACACGCTCCCGGACCAGTTCGTGAACCGAGGATCACCTTCTGAGCAGGCCTCTGGCGGCGCGGTCTTCATCTGTGTGACAGTCCTGAGTGCGTCTCCAGCATGTCGCACAGGCTACTCGCTGACCTCCGAAAGTTCCTGAACAGAGCCCTTTGAGAGGCTGAGTGCATTCCGCCGGGCAGATCAGTCGGTGGGGCATTCAAGGTCGGCGGTGTCGTCGTATTCGGGGACCGGACGAGCCTCTGCATCCTCGACGGTGGTGGCGGCGCCGTTGCTGTTGATGTCCTCGATCAGCCAGTCCATCTCCGCGATCTCTCGCCGTTGGGCCTCACTGATCGCGACGGCGAGCTCGCAGACCCGGACGTCGTCGAAGTTGGCACGCTCTGAACGGGTGATGGCCATCGAATGGTGGGGGATCATCGACTTCATGTACGCGGTGTCCTGCACCGTGACCTGGCTGCGGTCCAGGACGACACCAGTGCCGAGCAGCAGCACGCTGATGACGACCACTGCGATGTTGGCCTTGGTGTTCTTGTACATGTTCATCATCCACGCGAACATCACCAGTCCCATGGCGCCACCCATGGTCAGCGCCATGATCATGCGGCTCTCGCTGAGGCGCACGTGGCTCCACTCCCAGGTGCTGACGAACATGAGGCCGTACATCACCACCATCCCGGTGAGGATCATGGCACCGAAGCGCAGATACATCTTCATCTGGTGGTGGGACTGTTTGGAGTCGTGGCCGTTCTGCGACTCGTGGCCGTGATGCTGGGTATCGTCACTGTGCTGCGTCATGATTTTCATCCTCTCCCATACTTCGATTGACCTGGTCGGACAATCTCATGTGATCGGTATCATAAAAAGCATTTGTTTCTGGGGCTACACTACTTTGTCGTTCAATGAATTGCACCAGGGGAAGGATGAGCGGCGTCGGGGCGTCCGGTCCTCCGGGGTGACGGACCCGGGTCACACAGGTGCCGCCGTGC
Encoded proteins:
- a CDS encoding SulP family inorganic anion transporter translates to MAASTVAPSAEMTPEERQSVLRTLKSPRLLKTEILAGLVVALALIPEAIAFSLIAGVDPRIGLFASFTMAVSIAFLGGRPAMISAATAATALVIAPLVESHGLDYFIAAVILAGVFQVILGVTGVAKVMRFIPRSVMVGFVNALAILIFTSQFPDLIDVPWLVYPLVALGLVVIYLLPRITRIVPAPLVSIVLLTVLAVVFAFNVPTVGDKGELPQAIPSLFIPDVPLTLETFQIIAPYALGMAAVGLLESLMTAKLVDDVTDTRSGKVRESWGQGVANVISGFFGGMGGCAMVGQTMINVKASGARTRISTFCAGIFVLVLAVALGDIVAMIPMASLVAVMIFVAVATFDWHSIKPSTLKMMPKSETTVMLITVIATVWTHNLAIGVGLGVLTAFVLFARRVAHLATVERRIEQHFGEEIAKYEVIGELFFASSNDLYTQFNYAEDPEHIVIDMYNSHVWDASTVASLDAITEKYSKYGKRVEISGLNAASLALHDRMAGKLGAGH
- a CDS encoding MerR family transcriptional regulator; amino-acid sequence: MSENLTGEVMHIGELAERTGLSLRTIRHYGDIGLLPASSRTEGGFRVYTEADLARLRRINYLKPLGFSLEEISEVVGLLDLESLTPAQREQAEAALQRVTTERRKLASYLTQAEHIVEDLQSKLSD
- a CDS encoding DUF3499 domain-containing protein, with translation MDSSRRCTRSSCERPAAATLTYSYKDSTVVVGPLSVYAEPHTYDLCDRHAASVTPPRGWEVLRLNLPGAPQQVDDLLALADAVRESPQVRAAARAQSQAGRPEAQTQASQSEGRREDELELPTRSNRERMAPPARAGGSGISRGHLRLIDG
- a CDS encoding helix-turn-helix domain-containing protein; translation: MGTAPHADAMHIGELAERTGLSLRTIRHYGDVGLLPASGRTEGGFRLYSEADQQRLMRIKYLKPLGFSLEELSEVVALLELDALDAEQRVKAQTALEHVVREREKLAAYLRQADLLTEQLRGQLTEQPSEQISD
- a CDS encoding SulP family inorganic anion transporter, which gives rise to MAHSPTAVAEELTPEERQSVLRTLKSPRLLKTEVLAGLVVALALIPEAIAFSLIAGVDPRYGLFASFTMAVSIAFLGGRPAMISAATAATALVIAPLVESHGIDYFIAAVILAGVFQVLMGVVGVAKVMRFIPRSVMVGFVNALAILIFTSQFPDLIGVPWLVYPLVALGLVVIYLLPRITTVVPPPLVAIVLLTVLGVVFALNVPTVGDKGELPQSIPSLFVPDVPFTLETFQIIAPFALGMAAVGLLESLMTAKLVDDVTDTRSGKVRESWGQGVANIITGFFGGMGGCAMVGQTMINVKASGARTRISTFLAGIFVLILAVALGDIVAMIPMAALVAVMIFVSIATFDWHSIKPSTLKMMPKSETTVMLVTVIATVWTHNLAIGVGLGVLTAFVLFARRVAHLATVERRIEQHFGEEIAKYEVIGELFFASSNDLYTQFNYAEDPDHVVIDMYNSHVWDASTVASLDAITEKYAKYGKRVEISGLNAASLDLHGRMAGKLGAGH
- the ahcY gene encoding adenosylhomocysteinase, whose translation is MSFDHRIADISLHEAGRHQIRLAEHEMPGLMSLRAEYGDSQPLAGARIAGSLHMTVQTAVLIETLVALGAEVRWASCNIFSTQDEAAAAVVVGPHGTPEDPQGVPVFAWKNETLEEYWWTASQIFAWPGVDEDPTVGANMILDDGADATMLVHKGVEFEAAGAVPSAQDSDPEEYTYVLATLRKSLEENPQRWTGIAKNLRGVTEETTTGVNRLYQFAREGKLLFPAINVNDSVTKSKFDNKYGVRHSLPDGIMRATDVLIGGKVSVICGYGDVGKGAAEALRGQGSRVIITEIDPINALQAAMDGYQVARLEDVLEIGDIFVTTTGGRDIISAEAMQKMKNKAIVGNVGHFDNEVDIAGLAAIPGVKKVEIKPQVHEWVFPAEESRAEGHSIIMLSEGRLLNLGNATGHPSFVMSSSFANQTIAQIELFTKTAPDYTGEDRYETDVYVLPKILDEKVARLHLEALGAKLTELSKEQADYLGLDVAGPFKPEHYRY
- a CDS encoding cytochrome P450; translated protein: MTVEPISPTQNPLPRATVGETLQALRDIQLPMVAKGPIIRRPKLVAASERFDLDGRGVRRAQTLADKYGRGPLMLNIPGRPMALILHPEDVHRVLDDSPEPFATAETLKRHALKHLEPKVALISHGTERTQRRRLNEVTLEHGSPIHQMADAFMPVVEQEAKVLLDQVGADGGILEYKPFLDAWFRIVRRVVLGDSARENTELTALTEKLRADGNWAFLKPVDRKGRAALLDQMQAALDRAEPGSLAAFMSQRPQGSEAEPAQQIPQWLFAFDPAGMATFRALALLASHPARLEAVRHQITEEASEATPLLGRLRATVLESLRLWPTTPMILRETTTDVEFSHGVMPAGTSVLVFAPFFHRDDRQLDFAHHFAPELWEHPRTREDWPLVPFSAGPGLCPGRHLVLLLTSKFMAEILNQAEIELESHTLDPQGLPSLLNNFGLRFRLS
- a CDS encoding sensory rhodopsin transducer, which codes for MSHDTALGRTSWAFAAGFMPEDSTGHEPEFTSRDELCLLNMTSSDACAEVTVYHPDRDPVGPYTVEVPADRVRHVRINDLIDPQAVPLGVAYGLRVETDVPLAIQLRHLDTRQAELGVAISSGVSGGR
- a CDS encoding D-arabinono-1,4-lactone oxidase, with the translated sequence MKTAPPEACSEGDPRFTNWSGSVSFTARKLLRPRDEAAVAGLVRSTVQTGGVLRPVGSGHSSTPLMATENVLVSLDDMSGLLGHDSEAGLATVLPGTGLEDLGAQLDDVGLALKNFGDVNYQTIAGAIGTGTHGTGEDLGNLSSALVGGRMVTGTGEVLSFGVDAGEAPDSELTRAVQVSLGALGILTSLTLRVRPAYHLHRLYVMTHIDWVLEHFDEYAAAYRHVDFYWYPRSDLAQIRILDEPGKLDGIDLPGQVKREETGPSYKIIPNHRDLRFDEMEYMLPRESGLAAFREARERIKERHRAKVGWRVLVRTIAPDQAMLSNARERPTMTIALLQNAELEHRAYFEDMEPLMLRYGGRPHWGKKHTRTAEHLSQMYPEWDRFRELRQELDPQGIYLNDHLRTILGEEGHS
- a CDS encoding DUF305 domain-containing protein produces the protein MTQHSDDTQHHGHESQNGHDSKQSHHQMKMYLRFGAMILTGMVVMYGLMFVSTWEWSHVRLSESRMIMALTMGGAMGLVMFAWMMNMYKNTKANIAVVVISVLLLGTGVVLDRSQVTVQDTAYMKSMIPHHSMAITRSERANFDDVRVCELAVAISEAQRREIAEMDWLIEDINSNGAATTVEDAEARPVPEYDDTADLECPTD